In Triticum urartu cultivar G1812 chromosome 6, Tu2.1, whole genome shotgun sequence, the following proteins share a genomic window:
- the LOC125513560 gene encoding pre-mRNA-processing protein 40A isoform X1, translating to MASNMQTPGPPQPPRPPMMGSTAPQNMGQPMPMQWPPGPPQQPPQFMQPAPQQYRPVGQAMPGVNMGMPGQMQHFQQPGPHMPHSGHVPPASQAVPMPYQAARPMSSAPMQPQQQAVFPGGLMPTMGTPMPPPSYTYQPTSVPPGSQPWGTVPGQGAPLVSPMVQPGHQSLSASVPPVSSTEPSSADWQEHSSGDGKKYYYNKRTKQSSWEKPAELMTPLERADASTEWKEFTTAEGRKYYYNKVTKQSKWSIPDELRVARELAEKTSNQQPARETESTTVAPVGSTSVSVEPSLPAKQSSSLVGTIAPSSHDAIANLPPPGAGPSYNGDISSSSSMQNGGTSAAVVAPVTTSTGDPSVASDAGTNRSTYGSSSVPSTTDTKVGASAEDLEEAKKTMPTAGKINVTPLEDKTSEEEPVVYATKLEAKNAFKSLLESANVQSDWSWDQAMRVIISDKRYGALKTLGERKQAFNEYLNQRKKIEVEERRVKQRKARDDFLTMLEECKDLTSSLRWSKAITMFGHDERFNAVERPKEREDLFENYLVELQKKEKAKAAEEHKRRIAEYREFLESCDFIKANTQWRKVQDRLEDDERYARLEKIDRLDVFQDYIRHLEKEEEEQKRIRKEQLRRQERKNRDEFRKMMEEHVADGTLNAKTYWRDYCSQIKDSRAYLAVASNLSGSMPKELFDDVMEELDKQYQDDRALIKDEVKSGKIPMLASWTLEDFQAAVTEDEKYKGVSNINIKLIYEDQIERLKEKDLKEAKKRQRLGDNFLDLLYSIKEITAASTWDDSKSLFDDTQEYRDLGGETYAKELFEEYIARLKERLKEKERMREEEKAKKEKDREERDKKKEKEKEKKEKDRKEKERDREKEREKEKGKDRSRRDEMDIDDDVEIHASKDKKREKDKEKKHKRRHHDTTDSERDEKDDSRKSRRHSSDRKKSRKHTHASDSDSENRHRRHKKDRDSSRKNGGHEELEDGELGEDGEIH from the exons ATGGCGAGTAATATGCAGACTCCTGGTCCGCCTCAG CCCCCCCGGCCTCCTATGATGGGTTCTACCGCACCACAAAATATGGGACAACCAATGCCCATGCAG TGGCCACCTGGTCCGCCACAACAGCCTCCTCAGTTCATGCAACCAGCGCCACAACAGTATCGGCCTGTTGGTCAGGCCATGCCAGGAGTTAACATGGGCATGCCAGGGCAGATGCAACATTTTCAGCAACCTGGGCCACATATGCCTCACTCTGGTCATGTTCCGCCTGCATCGCAAGCTGTTCCTATGCCGTACCAGGCAGCCAGACCTATGTCATCAGCTCCTATGCAGCCACAGCAGCAAGCTGTATTCCCTGGTGGACTTATGCCCACCATGGGCACCCCTATGCCGCCTCCTTCTTATACC TATCAACCAACATCGGTTCCTCCTGGATCTCAACCCTGGGGCACAGTCCCGGGTCAGGGCGCCCCTCTTGTGTCGCCGATGGTGCAGCCTGGGCATCAGTCTCTCTCAGCTTCAGTGCCCCCA GTGAGCTCAACTGAACCTAGCTCTGCGGATTGGCAAGAGCACAGTTCAGGGGATGGAAAGAA GTACTATTACAATAAGAGGACAAAGCAATCAAGTTGGGAGAAACCTGCTGAGTTGATGACCCCTTTGGAG CGGGCTGATGCTTCAACTGAATGGAAAGAATTTACTACAGCAGAAGGGCGGAA GTACTATTACAACAAAGTGACAAAGCAATCCAAATGGTCTATTCCTGACGAGCTAAGG GTTGCACGTGAATTAGCAGAAAAGACATCAAATCAGCAGCCTGCCCGGGAGACTGAATCCACTACAGTTGCCCCTGTTGGATCCACTTCTGTTTCTGTGGAGCCTTCCTTACCTGCCAAACAGTCTTCATCTTTAGTAGGAACAATTGCTCCAAGCTCCCATGATGCGATAGCAAACTTGCCTCCTCCTGGTGCTGGCCCGTCGTACAATGGGGATATATCTTCTTCTAGTTCCATGCAAAACGGTGGAACAAGTGCTGCTGTGGTTGCCCCTGTTACAACGAGCACTGGAGATCCATCGGTTGCAAGTGATGCAGGGACAAACAG AAGCACTTATGGAAGTTCATCTGTACCTAGTACTACTGACACAAAAGTTGGAGCATCTGCTGAAGATTTGGAG GAGGCCAAAAAGACGATGCCAACTGCAGGGAAGATCAATGTTACTCCGCTGGAGGATAAAACAAGTGAAGAAGAACCTGTTGTTTATGCTACTAAGTTG GAAGCAAAGAATGCATTCAAGTCCCTGCTTGAATCGGCAAATGTTCAGTCAGATTGGTCATGGGATCAG GCTATGAGAGTTATTATAAGTGACAAAAGATATGGTGCCCTGAAAACTCTTGGAGAGAGAAAGCAAGCTTTCAATGAG TACTTAAACCAGCGGAAAAAGATTGAAGTTGAGGAGAGGCGTGTCAAGCAAAGGAAAGCACGTGATGATTTTCTCACAATGCTGGAA GAATGTAAGGACCTTACATCATCACTGAGATGGAG CAAAGCAATTACTATGTTTGGGCATGATGAAAGGTTCAATGCTGTTGAACGCCCCAAGGAGCGTGAAGATTTATTTGAGAACTATCTCGTGGAGCTACAAAAGAAG gAAAAAGCAAAGGCTGCTGAAGAGCACAAAAGACGAATAGCAGAATATAGAGAATTTCTTGAGTCATGTGATTTCATCAAG GCAAACACCCAGTGGCGAAAAGTTCAAGATCGGCTAGAGGATGATGAACGCTATGCTCGACTTGAGAAGATTGACCGCTTGGATGTTTTTCAA GACTATATAAGGCATCTtgaaaaagaagaggaagaacaGAAGAGAATTCGGAAG GAGCAATTAAGGAGACAAGAACGGAAAAACCGCGATGAGTTTCGGAAGATGATGGAAGAACATGTTGCTGATGGCACACTTAACGCAAAAACTTACTGGCGTGACTACTGTTCACAG ATAAAAGATTCACGTGCTTACCTGGCAGTTGCTTCAAACTTGTCTGGCTCGATGCCAAAAGAACTCTTTGATGATGTCATGGAGGAGCTTGATAAGCAG TATCAAGATGATAGGGCTTTAATTAAAGATGAAGTGAAATCTGGAAAG ATTCCTATGTTGGCCTCATGGACATTAGAGGACTTCCAAGCTGCTGTTACCGAGGACGAAAAATATAAAGGAGTGTCGAACATAAATATCAAG CTTATTTATGAGGACCAAATTGAAAGGCTCAAGGAAAAGGATCTAAAGGAGGCCAAGAAGCGTCAGCGACTGGGTGATAATTTTCTGGATCTACTGTATTCAATCAAG GAAATTACTGCTGCTTCAACATGGGATGATTCTAAATCACTATTTGATGATACCCAGGAATACAG GGATCTGGGTGGCGAGACATATGCTAAAGAGCTTTTTGAAGAGTATATTGCCCGCCTCAAAGAAAGGCTTAAAGAGAAAGAGCGCATGAGGGAAGAAGAGAAG GCGAAGAAAGAGAAAGACCGTGAAGAGAGAGACAAGAAGAAAGagaaggaaaaggaaaagaaggagaaagatcgcaaagaaaaagaaagagaccgagagaaggaaagagaaaaggaaaaaggaaaagaccGGTCAAGGAGAGATGAAATGGATATTGATGATGATGTGGAAATTCATGCCTCGAAAGATAAGAAACGAGAGAAGGATAAAGAAAAGAAGCATAAAAGGCGCCACCATGACACCACAGATTCTGAAAGGGATGAGAAGGATGACTCGAGGAAATCTCGAAGGCATAGCAGTGATCGCAAGAAATCTAGGAAG CACACCCATGCTTCAGACTCAGATAGTGAAAACCGGCATAGAAGACACAAAAAGGATCGAGATAGTTCCCGCAAAAATGGTGGGCATGAGGAGCTTGAAGACGGTGAACTTGGAGAAGATGGGGAGATCCATTAG
- the LOC125513560 gene encoding pre-mRNA-processing protein 40A isoform X2 has protein sequence MASNMQTPGPPQPPRPPMMGSTAPQNMGQPMPMQWPPGPPQQPPQFMQPAPQQYRPVGQAMPGVNMGMPGQMQHFQQPGPHMPHSGHVPPASQAVPMPYQAARPMSSAPMQPQQQAVFPGGLMPTMGTPMPPPSYTYQPTSVPPGSQPWGTVPGQGAPLVSPMVQPGHQSLSASVPPVSSTEPSSADWQEHSSGDGKKYYYNKRTKQSSWEKPAELMTPLERADASTEWKEFTTAEGRKYYYNKVTKQSKWSIPDELRVARELAEKTSNQQPARETESTTVAPVGSTSVSVEPSLPAKQSSSLVGTIAPSSHDAIANLPPPGAGPSYNGDISSSSSMQNGGTSAAVVAPVTTSTGDPSVASDAGTNRSTYGSSSVPSTTDTKVGASAEDLEEAKKTMPTAGKINVTPLEDKTSEEEPVVYATKLEAKNAFKSLLESANVQSDWSWDQAMRVIISDKRYGALKTLGERKQAFNEYLNQRKKIEVEERRVKQRKARDDFLTMLEECKDLTSSLRWSKAITMFGHDERFNAVERPKEREDLFENYLVELQKKEKAKAAEEHKRRIAEYREFLESCDFIKANTQWRKVQDRLEDDERYARLEKIDRLDVFQDYIRHLEKEEEEQKRIRKEQLRRQERKNRDEFRKMMEEHVADGTLNAKTYWRDYCSQIKDSRAYLAVASNLSGSMPKELFDDVMEELDKQYQDDRALIKDEVKSGKIPMLASWTLEDFQAAVTEDEKYKGVSNINIKLIYEDQIERLKEKDLKEAKKRQRLGDNFLDLLYSIKEITAASTWDDSKSLFDDTQEYRDLGGETYAKELFEEYIARLKERLKEKERMREEEKAKKEKDREERDKKKEKEKEKKEKDRKEKERDREKEREKEKGKDRSRRDEMDIDDDVEIHASKDKKREKDKEKKHKRRHHDTTDSERDEKDDSRKSRRHSSDRKKSRKV, from the exons ATGGCGAGTAATATGCAGACTCCTGGTCCGCCTCAG CCCCCCCGGCCTCCTATGATGGGTTCTACCGCACCACAAAATATGGGACAACCAATGCCCATGCAG TGGCCACCTGGTCCGCCACAACAGCCTCCTCAGTTCATGCAACCAGCGCCACAACAGTATCGGCCTGTTGGTCAGGCCATGCCAGGAGTTAACATGGGCATGCCAGGGCAGATGCAACATTTTCAGCAACCTGGGCCACATATGCCTCACTCTGGTCATGTTCCGCCTGCATCGCAAGCTGTTCCTATGCCGTACCAGGCAGCCAGACCTATGTCATCAGCTCCTATGCAGCCACAGCAGCAAGCTGTATTCCCTGGTGGACTTATGCCCACCATGGGCACCCCTATGCCGCCTCCTTCTTATACC TATCAACCAACATCGGTTCCTCCTGGATCTCAACCCTGGGGCACAGTCCCGGGTCAGGGCGCCCCTCTTGTGTCGCCGATGGTGCAGCCTGGGCATCAGTCTCTCTCAGCTTCAGTGCCCCCA GTGAGCTCAACTGAACCTAGCTCTGCGGATTGGCAAGAGCACAGTTCAGGGGATGGAAAGAA GTACTATTACAATAAGAGGACAAAGCAATCAAGTTGGGAGAAACCTGCTGAGTTGATGACCCCTTTGGAG CGGGCTGATGCTTCAACTGAATGGAAAGAATTTACTACAGCAGAAGGGCGGAA GTACTATTACAACAAAGTGACAAAGCAATCCAAATGGTCTATTCCTGACGAGCTAAGG GTTGCACGTGAATTAGCAGAAAAGACATCAAATCAGCAGCCTGCCCGGGAGACTGAATCCACTACAGTTGCCCCTGTTGGATCCACTTCTGTTTCTGTGGAGCCTTCCTTACCTGCCAAACAGTCTTCATCTTTAGTAGGAACAATTGCTCCAAGCTCCCATGATGCGATAGCAAACTTGCCTCCTCCTGGTGCTGGCCCGTCGTACAATGGGGATATATCTTCTTCTAGTTCCATGCAAAACGGTGGAACAAGTGCTGCTGTGGTTGCCCCTGTTACAACGAGCACTGGAGATCCATCGGTTGCAAGTGATGCAGGGACAAACAG AAGCACTTATGGAAGTTCATCTGTACCTAGTACTACTGACACAAAAGTTGGAGCATCTGCTGAAGATTTGGAG GAGGCCAAAAAGACGATGCCAACTGCAGGGAAGATCAATGTTACTCCGCTGGAGGATAAAACAAGTGAAGAAGAACCTGTTGTTTATGCTACTAAGTTG GAAGCAAAGAATGCATTCAAGTCCCTGCTTGAATCGGCAAATGTTCAGTCAGATTGGTCATGGGATCAG GCTATGAGAGTTATTATAAGTGACAAAAGATATGGTGCCCTGAAAACTCTTGGAGAGAGAAAGCAAGCTTTCAATGAG TACTTAAACCAGCGGAAAAAGATTGAAGTTGAGGAGAGGCGTGTCAAGCAAAGGAAAGCACGTGATGATTTTCTCACAATGCTGGAA GAATGTAAGGACCTTACATCATCACTGAGATGGAG CAAAGCAATTACTATGTTTGGGCATGATGAAAGGTTCAATGCTGTTGAACGCCCCAAGGAGCGTGAAGATTTATTTGAGAACTATCTCGTGGAGCTACAAAAGAAG gAAAAAGCAAAGGCTGCTGAAGAGCACAAAAGACGAATAGCAGAATATAGAGAATTTCTTGAGTCATGTGATTTCATCAAG GCAAACACCCAGTGGCGAAAAGTTCAAGATCGGCTAGAGGATGATGAACGCTATGCTCGACTTGAGAAGATTGACCGCTTGGATGTTTTTCAA GACTATATAAGGCATCTtgaaaaagaagaggaagaacaGAAGAGAATTCGGAAG GAGCAATTAAGGAGACAAGAACGGAAAAACCGCGATGAGTTTCGGAAGATGATGGAAGAACATGTTGCTGATGGCACACTTAACGCAAAAACTTACTGGCGTGACTACTGTTCACAG ATAAAAGATTCACGTGCTTACCTGGCAGTTGCTTCAAACTTGTCTGGCTCGATGCCAAAAGAACTCTTTGATGATGTCATGGAGGAGCTTGATAAGCAG TATCAAGATGATAGGGCTTTAATTAAAGATGAAGTGAAATCTGGAAAG ATTCCTATGTTGGCCTCATGGACATTAGAGGACTTCCAAGCTGCTGTTACCGAGGACGAAAAATATAAAGGAGTGTCGAACATAAATATCAAG CTTATTTATGAGGACCAAATTGAAAGGCTCAAGGAAAAGGATCTAAAGGAGGCCAAGAAGCGTCAGCGACTGGGTGATAATTTTCTGGATCTACTGTATTCAATCAAG GAAATTACTGCTGCTTCAACATGGGATGATTCTAAATCACTATTTGATGATACCCAGGAATACAG GGATCTGGGTGGCGAGACATATGCTAAAGAGCTTTTTGAAGAGTATATTGCCCGCCTCAAAGAAAGGCTTAAAGAGAAAGAGCGCATGAGGGAAGAAGAGAAG GCGAAGAAAGAGAAAGACCGTGAAGAGAGAGACAAGAAGAAAGagaaggaaaaggaaaagaaggagaaagatcgcaaagaaaaagaaagagaccgagagaaggaaagagaaaaggaaaaaggaaaagaccGGTCAAGGAGAGATGAAATGGATATTGATGATGATGTGGAAATTCATGCCTCGAAAGATAAGAAACGAGAGAAGGATAAAGAAAAGAAGCATAAAAGGCGCCACCATGACACCACAGATTCTGAAAGGGATGAGAAGGATGACTCGAGGAAATCTCGAAGGCATAGCAGTGATCGCAAGAAATCTAGGAAGGTATAA